In Aegilops tauschii subsp. strangulata cultivar AL8/78 chromosome 3, Aet v6.0, whole genome shotgun sequence, one genomic interval encodes:
- the LOC141042994 gene encoding uncharacterized protein, translated as MTPSSALMLTTPSVLVLIALVIAPPAVTAPTPVLPPIAVSLERSNFMLLRALALPNFARVRLHSFLDGSATASAPTVTTGTGEAARTVSNPDYEQWWTLDQKVLGHLLGSVSVEISAQLIGCRSAAAAWAAVHTMFTAENSAGVRNLRRQIQALRKGDHPAGEYMQKVKALADSMAATDSPLRDDEIIDYMLTGLGSAFNPIAASMNFAGVPITFPAFYSSVLHYEALHQGNPSGRNNNNGGNSRNGGGNGGGNGGGRNRRWRPRCQICKNWGHEAGNYRSRYDHDHRTANSASTSSSHELPHWILDTGATDHLTNDLDRLHFHERYDGKDQVQVENGAGFFGFALSSAQRAWRMHALCHRPHMAVAQPSLAIDVHGTCTSPRSAPASLGSVVVSPGLAGPSATASPGSTGPSTDPAASPGPSAASLPHGDAVSPAPVLKDAALPSPPQLASPSVEGSPAPSTTTPPAAPAHTMLTHTRDHTRRALVPTDGTIRYDPRRRAFLAVPVSHHDALHETVWCTAMIDELTALHHNKTWVLVPRPRGVNVVGRKWIFKTKHRPDGSVDKYKARLVACGFKQQLGIDYGDTFSPVVKPATVRLVLALAVSRGWSLQQIDVSNAFLHGYLSEDVYMQQPPGFEDARFPSHVCKLQRALYGLK; from the exons ATGACCCCCTCCTCTGCGCTCATGCTCACCACCCCCTCCGTGCTCGTCCTGATCGCCCTCGTCATCGCCCCACCCGCCGTGACGGCTCCCACCCCCGTCCTTCCGCCCATCGCGGTCTCGCTTGAACGCAGCAACTTCATGCTCTTGAGGGCTCTTGCCCTCCCCAACTTCGCCAGAGTTCGCCTCCACAGCTTCCTCGACGGCTCGGCCACTGCGTCGGCGCCGACCGTGACGACAGGCACCGGCGAGGCCGCCCGCACCGTGTCCAACCCCGACTATGAGCAATGGTGGACGCTGGATCAGAAGGTTCTCGGGCATCTCCTCGGCTCGGTGAGCGTGGAGATCTCCGCGCAGCTCATTGGCTGCAGgtcggccgccgccgcctgggCGGCCGTGCACACCATGTTCACCGCCGAGAACAGCGCCGGCGTGCGCAACCTCCGGCGCCAGATTCAGGCGCTGCGCAAGGGAGATCATCCCGCCGGTGAGTATATGCAGAAGGTCAAGGCCCTCGCTGACTCGATGGCCGCCACCGACTCTCCTCTTCGTGATGATGAGATCATCGACTACATGCTGACCGGGCTCGGCTCGGCGTTCAACCCCATCGCCGCCTCCATGAACTTCGCGGGCGTGCCAATCACGTTCCCCGCGTTCTACTCCAGCGTTCTCCACTACGAGGCCCTTCA CCAGGGCAACCCCTCTGGTCGTAACAACAACAACGGCGGCAATAGCCgcaatggaggaggaaacggaggTGGCAACGGGGGTGGTCGCAACCGCCGCTGGCGTCCCCGGTGCCAGATATGCAAGAATTGGGGTCATGAGGCCGGCAACTATCGCAGCCGCTATGATCATGACCACCGCACCGCCAACTCCGCGTCCACATCCTCCTCCCATGAGCTGCCACACTGGATTCTGGACACCGGTGCGACGGACCACCTGACGAATGATCTTGATCGTCTGCACTTCCACGAGCGTTACGACGGGAAGGATCAAGTGCAAGTGGAAAACGGTGCAG GATTCTTCGGCTTCGCCCTCTCCAGCGCTCAACGTGCATGGCGCATGCACGCCCTCTGCCACCGCCCCCACATGGCCGTCGCGCAGCCCTCCTTGGCGATCGACGTGCATGGGACATGCACGTCTCCCCGCTCGGCTCCCGCGTCGCTCGGCTCGGTCGTCGTCTCGCCCGGCCTGGCTGGTCCATCGGCTACCGCCTCGCCCGGCTCGACCGGCCCGTCCACGGACCCGGCCGCTTCGCCCGGCCCCTCCGCGGCCTCCTTGCCGCACGGTGACGCGGTGTCCCCCGCCCCGGTGCTCAAGGATGCTGCTCTACCATCGCCACCGCAGCTCGCGTCGCCCTCTGTCGAGGGGAGTCCAGCTCCCTCGACCACGACGCCCCCAGCTGCTCCTGCACACACCATGCTTACCCACACCCGTGATCATACTCGCCGTGCTCTTGTTCCTACCGACGGGACTATCCGCTATGATCCCCGTCGTCGTGCGTTTCTTGCGGTGCCTGTCTCTCATCATGATGCTCTCCATGAGACTGTTTGGTGTACTGCGATGATTGATGAGCTCACTGCTCTACATCACAACAAGACTTGGGTTCTTGTGCCTCGGCCGCGCGGTGTCAATGTTGTTGGGagaaaatggatcttcaagaccaAGCACCGTCCGGATGGCTCTGTTGATAAGTACAAAGCTCGTCTAGTCGCCTGTGGTTTCAAACAGCAGCTTGGCATTGACTATGGTGATACCTTCAGTCCGGTTGTCAAGCCGGCCACCGTTCGTTTGGTTCTTGCCTTGGCTGTTTCTCGCGGTTGGAGTCTTCAGCAGATTGATGTCAGCAATGCTTTCCTTCATGGGTATCTCTCCGAGGACGTCTATATGCAGCAGCCACCTGGTTTCGAGGATGCTCGTTTTCCCTCGCATGTGTGCAAGCTTCAGCGCGCCCTCTATGGACTCAAGTAG